The region TACATGATTTCGTCCATCGTAATCCCGGTAGAATTACAGtttcctgtatttttgagaaactGTCGAGTTCTTGCAAATTGCATGTACATTGTGGAGACTGTTTTAAATTGATTATAAATTTAACAAACTATATTGTTTGCAAAATGTCGTGCGACTATTCGAATATATCAGTGAATTCCATAATGACATTGAGCTCTTACAGACATCTTTTGCAACTTCCCTAAAGAACCAAGGGAGTTTACATAAGAAGACAATGGAAATTCTTTAAGCACACCTACCCTAATGAAGACAcgagaatcccatgtcttcttcagGGGATTGCGCATAATGTCTTTCTGCAACATGCTTGCAACAGCCATTAGTTTAGTCTGGTTCATCGAATTTCGGTATTGCTTATAAATCCCACGCAACATAGAGTATACTTCAAGTAATCACAATTCAATTAAAAGTAAtagaatatacattttttatcCAATTTCAGACCTTTTCTACTTATTGTCTGAATAAGTAATGTGGCCAGTAAATGTAGATAATTATTCTATTGCAACAACTTATAATGTATAATTTCTTTTTTACATATCTTGATTGGATATAAAATTTGCAGTAACTTGGTATTTCCTGGATTGTAACGATTACTATGTTGACGAAGGTGGGACTGTCACTATTGTCCTTAAGCGACGAGGTGATCTGAGTGTGATAACAACAACAAGTAAGTTATTTCTATACAAAACAAAGTGAGTGAGATTTGGTTTTCTTAAATAATGGTTGTTCACGTTGTAGCATTCTCGACAAAATACCTTAGTGACAGTCTTACACGTTACTGAAGCAAAAATGGAAGTCTTTAAAGATATGGGTAGCAATGTGTGTTCCTTTTGTGGGTCAATATTGAGAAGGTTACTTGCGATAGGAAGATGTAAGTCAAATTTACAgcaaggaaagaaaaatgaaacatCAATGTGAATTTACCTCGCTGGTGTTAACACATCATCAATCCGTTACATCTACTGATGTTTTGGAAGATTTTACCTGCCGCTATTGTTTTGATTCCGTTTTGATTTGCAGTTTGTATGAACAATTATGGCAATTGCATCTTCCGAATTATATAGTCTAAGATCACATGACGTCATtagattttcacaaattttaaatttgccaCATATTTAATGTACATTATATATAAACATGTTAAGTAGTCTTTAAGCGACGAGGTGATATGAGTGTGGCAACAACAACAAGTAAGTTATTTCTATGCAAAACAAAGTGAGTGAGATTTGGTTTCCTTACATAATGGTTGTTCACATTGTAGCATTCTCGTCAAAATACCTTTGCTAGGCCTTGTACCTGATCTGACATTTCGCAGACGAATAACATCGTGATTTTACGTTTAAAACTCGTGTCAAAATAGAAGAAATAATAAATTCTTTGATGACTGTAAAATTTATCAATTTTGGTTTGTATGCCATGTGAATAGTTATGTTATTACTACTTTGTTGGCTCCTTTTGTGGGTCAATAATGAGAAGGTTACTTGTGATAGGGAGATGTAAGTCAAATTTACaacaaggaaagaaaatgaaaaatcaATATGAATTTACCTCGCTGGTGTTAACACATCATCAATCCGTTACATCTACTGATGTTTTGGAAGATTTTACCTGCCGCTATTGTTTTGATTCCGTTTTGATTTGCAGTTTGTATGAACAATTAAGATTTTCTCCGCCGCTATTGTTTGGATTCCGTTTTGATTTTGTACATTATATATAAACATGTTAAGTGGTCTTAGCTTTCCATCCTATAGCAAAAtctttattaaaatcaaaatgaccATTAGAGATTAACATTAACAAAGCCATGAATTAACCAGCAACCCTTAAGGCTTTTTATTTAGTTAGTGACCATGTGAATTGCTTAATTCAGCATCTGAATATTGCATTCAATTTCCTTTTGACCAACAAAGCTATAACAGCAACGGATCTATGTTGTAGACCACACATGTTCGGTGAGATTTGCGAACTTTGTTTTTCGGACTGACAAGTATATTGCGGATAATGTTAATAGGCCGGACTTAAATATGTTTTGAAGATTGCTATGTTGACACCGTCTAGGCCTGCAAAAATGAGGACGTTAATATCGGAGAAGAAAACAGGTCCGGTGAGGTTCACAAGCGATGAAGCGCTATCGTTGTTGGTAGCAGTCGGAGGGCCATCGtgcgcgttttccgttaaaggtcaaattattaacgtacgcgacctttgcaaaaatgaccgtcgcactcttgggtatgcttttttacCTTTTTCGCGGAAATTTTCGATTTtaaatgtatcgtattatgtgtagccaatcatcttgggcaatttacaaataagcttgtattgaaaatatcttcaaaattctCTACTTGATTCCCATTTTGTGTACTTTTGTTGTTAGAATTCGTGATTTTTGCGTTTGCGTTATCTTCAtatttattttcgttgctaaggacttctaacccggatattttctgtcttaacgctttaatcattctaatttttagccatacaagtaatttcaacctttatctatcgattagtctttgtcccaaatATTGAACTTAAAAATTTAAGTTGTTATAATggtttaaattggttacccagattcggcccatgcaggaaaattaagtaaacaacttcataacaataccgcgtgacttgacaccatgaacgaGTACACGCGCGAGACTTTGTTGCGCCCGAGCGCGccattcatctgcgttcagtgaaatacgcgcgcgcagcttaacactgctcgcatgaactttctcaatgttgttgtcgcatggcctactgaatactggtatttttccgtcttgtaaaatacccttttcatcccggcaggtttttgtcttaaccaaccaaaaatcttgattttttaatatgaggataataagccatgtttctaatcatatgcaaattcctgatttatgaactcgtaccagttttaaaatatagtagtttttgttactcttttatctgaattcatgacaaaaatttgtatttatgtgcccatatcatattccttgcaaagctacggtattttttgtgaacatatatggaatgttgaaagcctttcttatagttatttataaaatatatagctattaggagttgtagagagaattttggaagcttttaaaactgcaacccaaaccaagcaaatttgaattttcgttgtgtgcgtattcatagcgtacagtttaataatagcgcgtcaaagttgaatggccctccaactggTAGAAAACAATCCTACCAAACTACTACAGACTACTAGGCtgcaaaacacaaaaatgctgaCACATATCCACCATATAACGAGGTTCGTGATGCTAAAAGTAAATGCTACCCTGATAATATTCAGGTGTTAGAAGATACTGCGAAGGTACCCCTTCAAAGTCTCTTGGATCACACAGCACTTAGAATAAATCAGCAAGAGAAAGAACAAGTCATTATTATTGAAATATGCATGAAAATGAACAATTAAACTGTACTCTGGTGTGCAAATGGGGCTTTGACGGCTCATCTGGCCAAAGTGAGTATAAACAGAAGTCCTCTTCAGGCCAGATGGATGACAGCAGTCTGTTTTGTACCACTCTTGTGCCTTTGATGATACATAGAGACagtgtgttacgagtcgtacttgactcaaggccaaaatcaccttttacccgaactcacacgaatgcacaacacaaatacactgtttgattaagctaacataatctaagtctttaattgaaaactaagtatgcttggtacatataacaacaattacaataaaatcacacgatcagttttattctataggcacttaaccagcggtcttcttgttggtgattctagagttcttgtaatgttctggacgactgatgtaatatatccttattcacttgtcatgcgaaaatcagcgatgtccattgtacacttgcatttataaatccgtgcgtataaaatcctcatacgaaaatgatgatgctttctccaatctcctttgcgctgctatctccacaaatatatctccttgcgctgctttctccaaaaatatatctccttgcgctgctttctccaaaaatggtgtttctttcaccaatcactctttttccagggaacagggttctttaacacagctccgctgtttttgacagatgcgtggccttcacaaacccagcaaactccagcaattcgacagaagaactttaatcctttgatgaggaagagcacttttgtgtgctcgcaatctccttcgttgctgtattaaaatagctcaattattggctacataaactggtaaaatgtacttcttttttgaagcacgaagaccatcacacacatgtggagtttctcaatctcccatggcattctgtaaagtcccaacaaaagcctccagctttttatatcagtactcatgcaaaaaacccatcatctattaataaaccattacttcaatcacattttcacaacattgctgcaatcttgggatttcccaagattaattatacacattcacctttcacattacatcacttcctgaggtttttctgactatggtgcaatatactgaactggggatttccaagttccaaacatagatctgactttgtttacaataatttgggggaattccaaaaatgATTTTCCACATCactatcttgcacgtacaagggagtttcccatctcatgaaatactttcagattgtaaacaaagttaaatgattaaattaaattactcagggcacatcacaagtgTGATATGGCAAAACCCAGTCCCCTCCTCCTCAAGATTCTGCCGCCCTATTCATCTTCAATTCAAGAAGGAAACAACAGAACTATCTAAGCAAGAATACGACGTCATTCAATATAAGATCGGCAATTTAAATCCAAAGAATGTAACATTAGACATAGACTATGAACTAGCATAAGATGAAAACAGGAAAGATAACGTACAAATAACATATGACTTGCACTTTACTATGGCTGACCAAAAGGTATTGAGTGCTTTAACAGAAACCAAGTCATCAATGCGTTGCTATGTATGTGGTGCAACACAGAAAAGCTTTAATGACCTGAAGAATCTTCCAGCTCCGAACgaggaattttaaaaagttctacGAACTTTAACCTCTGCACAAATGGATAAGGGGTTTTGAGATGCTTCTACATATTGCTTTTATACAGAATTCCAATTAAACATTGGCGTGTTTCAAATGAGAAAGACAAAAGCTAAATATAGCTGCAAAGAAGAAAGAAGTACATGATAAATTAAAAGTGGAAATGGGACTGAAAGTTGACGAACCTAAGCAGGGGTCCGGTAATACTAATGACGGGACTACGGCTCGTACAGTTTTCAAGAATGAGCAAACCTTTGCTGACATTTGTGGACTGGATCTTAATCTGGTGCGAAGATTACATTTCGTGTTCATAGCAATTTCATGAAAATCTGCTCTGGACCCCGACAAATTGGAAGAATACTGTCAGGAAACAGCAGAACTGCTTGTGCAACTATTTCCATGGTATGGCATGCCTGTCAGTGTGGATGTACTGCTAATCAATGGAGCCTCAATTCTTCTTAATTTGCTCTTGCCAATCAGAAAGATGAGTGAGGAATCACAAGAAGCGTGGAACAAGGACAACAAAATGTTTCGCAGGAAACACACAAGGAAGACATCGCGAGTGGATACCATGAACGATGTTTTCCATAATGGTGACAGGGGGTATTGCTATTAGCAACGTCTCTCTGAAATGTCCAGAAGCAAACCCTCTGCCACGTGAAGTCCTGGCTATGCTATCAGACTCAATCACTCAAGACGATGACTCTTCCGACAGTGACTCTTTATATATAAGAAATagagaaacatgtaaaaactcTTTGAACAGAAAACTTTCATAAAGTGTACTCAAACACACAGTTTGCTTTAGTTATGGGACTTcgttttaatcatgataatgatatcaTAAAACAATTTCATAAATGTAGCTCAGTGTGCTAATGTTAAGGACATGTGATAAAGTTGTGGTCGTTTTGGtcggaaaaataattgttttaaaatatgAGTATCAGGGaattagagtaggcctattctgACCTCATTACCTTTTCATTGAAACGTACATTCACGTATTACATTTATATTCTATTCCGTGTTGAA is a window of Amphiura filiformis chromosome 2, Afil_fr2py, whole genome shotgun sequence DNA encoding:
- the LOC140145366 gene encoding LOW QUALITY PROTEIN: uncharacterized protein (The sequence of the model RefSeq protein was modified relative to this genomic sequence to represent the inferred CDS: inserted 1 base in 1 codon; substituted 1 base at 1 genomic stop codon); the protein is MEVFKDMGSNAGLKYVLKIAMLTPSRPAKMRTLISEKKTGPVRFTSDEALSLLVAVGGPSKQSYQTTTDYXAAKHKNADTYPPYNEVRDAKSKCYPDNIQVLEDTAKVPLQSLLDHTALRINQQEKEQVIIIXNMHENEQLNCTLVCKWGFDGSSGQSEYKQKSSSGQMDDSSLFCTTLVPLMIHRDSVVIWQNPVPSSSRFCRPIHLQFKKETTELSKQEYDVIQYKIGNLNPKNVTLDIDYELA